The following proteins are encoded in a genomic region of Arachis ipaensis cultivar K30076 chromosome B02, Araip1.1, whole genome shotgun sequence:
- the LOC107627411 gene encoding uncharacterized protein LOC107627411, producing the protein MILVGLKKRLQEAKGAWVEELPQLLWAYRSTPQSATGKTPFRLAYGIEAMIPVEVNEQSPRVRFYDEVGNIQAHKEELELLLEVREHAQIREAALKQRMTNRYNKKVIRRSFASNDLVLIRNDIGVNNSGEGKLVAN; encoded by the coding sequence atGATACTGGTGGGATTAAAGAAAAGGCTTCAAGAGGCGAAAGGAGCCTGGGTAGAAGAGCTACCTCAACTATTATGGGCGTATCGATCCACACCTCAGTCAGCTACTGGCAAGACACCCTTTCGGcttgcttatggcatagaagccatgatcccagtGGAAGtcaatgagcaaagcccaagGGTAAGATTTTATGATGAAGTCGGAAATATTCAAGCACACAAAGAAGAACTCGAGCTACTCCTAGAAGTTCGAGAACATGCTCAAATAAGGGAAGCAGCACTTAAGCAGAGGATGACAAATagatacaacaagaaagtcattCGTAGAAGCTTCGCCTCAAATGACTTGGTCTTGATTCGGAATGACATCGGCGTAAACAACTCAGGCGAAGGAAAGCTCGTTGCGAACTGA